The Ananas comosus cultivar F153 linkage group 6, ASM154086v1, whole genome shotgun sequence genome segment tcataaattgtattatttttttttattaattttatcttaatcAGGACGAATTTCGAGCAGCGTTATGTCGGCAATTAGGAGGGACCGGGAAAATTAATAATGCCGCGTCATTAATACGGCCATATCTTAACCTATTTTTGGTGTTTCTTTTTGCTtattaaaatcataaattatttcTTGTGCAATTAAGGACACCATATGATTTCAAATTGGGAGAAAGGTCGCGTCTGacggcagagagagagagagagagagagagagagagagagagagagaaaagattgGGAGAGGTCGTGTCAGGGGAAGGTAGGTTTTCCGGCCAGAGCTGACTATGACTACAGTTGTCACGTGCGGGCATACAGCTGTCGAAGATTCTCAACACGAGCACATTTATTTGTTAGAGATGAGGACTCCAAAATCCTATTCAATGCTCCATCTCCTTTGTTTACTTGCATatttagaatttctttttttcttttgtcctaACTAGGGGAAGCAGTTCAACTTATTGTTTATAAGTCAGCTCATATTTTACTCAAAATAAATTCGAGATCGAATTATTCGAGATCGAATTGTTCATAAACAAGTCGAACACGAGTTCGTTTCGATAACCATTCgattacatatattttatttttatagaacttacataatttatacaaaatgaataattatatatataatatatatttttattatttaatttttatctcaatataaatataaaatctaactcaattataaaaagatctATTTATGTGCAAGGttttaaccattagatcaaaatctaatgggtaaaatcacgtaaatttattttctatatatattccttATAATTTGTAACTAATTGTTTATTAGTCTGCtcctgttcggctcgttaataaaccaatcaaacacgagctgaatttttcgactcgatacttTAATGAGCCAACTTAAAATCGGCCCGTTTATGAAATGAGCCGAACACCGGTCGATCTGAGtttgctcgtgttcggcttgttacACCCCCTAATCGTTACTTATTctagattaaaaattatttttgattatactaaaatttagataaattttattttctcacTGGTGACCGTACAGtattcaattttaattattttttattttgccttgTAAAATGTCGTCAGCAACTAGACAGAACataattatgatatatttgaaaatagtaGATTTGTGGctgaatttgatttattattttgacacATTAAACAACAGCAGTGAGCAATTATTGCCAGAAGATAAGTTCACCCTTCACTTTCTGCGACTCAATCACTCAAATATGCTCTTACTATtctatactaattttttttttgtatgggCCAATTAGGCCAAAATCATGAGGGCCAACTTTTAGCCTAATGGGCTCTTCTTTCGAAGCCCAAACGAGTAGCGTTGCGTACTCACAGTGATATTAATGATGTGGTATTTTCAGCCAAATATATTTGGTCTTTGAGATACATCcatttcattataatttttagaaaaaaaaaattaataaattttttaataaatcgaGGAATTTGAATGGTAGAGATATAGTGATGTGGTGTGACTATCACATTCGACGTTCAAGATTTTATTCGAGATTATTCTTATATAGGATAAGGCAGGAGCGCTTCAATCCAATCACATTGTCACGACATTTTCGATGGGATTTAATAAGCTCAGCCTGATTTGTAATGGAATCATTTGATTCCTCTCTATTTGATTATTCCAATTTCTTACATGCCTTAACCCCTTTCGAGTGACTAAATTCTTGGTGTCTGCTTTAGTCTCTCATCTCATCTTATCTTATACCAATTAGCGATGAATGTTTAACTAGCTCTATATTGCACACCTTGAGTGgacaattaaaatatcaatatcTCGGCCTAGCAGTTTGAAATTCAAACTGTGAGCTTGATTACCTtccaaacaaaaagaagaagttttaaatacttgatccaaatgttttttttttcgggggagattaataatttaaagatGATGGTCTTTCGaaatgttttctcttttttacatCGTGagcagaaaaaataaataaaattattgaagTTCAAAGAAAGCACCATGTAAACGAATCACAAATTTCACGCGctttattttacttttccaAGGGGGGTAACAGATAACGAATCAACGAATTACATGGATAATAACTCACAAGTATCTAcatttaccatatatatatatatatatatatataattataattatatatgtaacaTAGTTAATATCTTTTTATCCAATCCTAAACCATGGTGGAGCACGTAGACGTTGACGGGTCAAACAGCGCCGGAACCAGATACTTCCTCCCGTGGACTCCATTAGCGTTGTAGCTCGCGCCAGTGGTGGGGTCCACTAGTAAATTCCCAGCGTAACCCGGATACGCCCCCTTGCCGTACACACCCGCGCACGCCGTCGCGGCCTCCAACGGCGCCTCCTTGGGCCCCTGGAAGAACCCGTCCCCGAACGGATTCGTGACGGCCCCGGCCAACATGCTCGCGAGGTTGATCACCATGCCGTCGACGCCGACGTCGCCGTTAGGCGCCGTTAGCGGCGGGGTCTGTGGGCCGTAGGTGGGCTGGTGGAAGGGCCACGCGCACTGGCCCGGGCACTGGGTCGCCGAGTTCCCGACCCAGACGTACGCCGACCCGGTTCTCGGGTCCGAGCCGTGGAGCCCACACCGGCTCATGCAGAACCCCTCGACCGCCACGTCCTGGGCCGTGAAAACCAGCCCAACTCCTCCCTTCTTGGGCTGGGCCCTCGCGGCGAGCTCCGAAATTTGGCCCATCGTAAGGGTCCTCCCCAAAGAGCACCCCTCATCGGAGACTTGGTTTGCTAACACGACATGGGCCGTGTTTGGGCCTCCACTTTTCCCGGCCTTGGACAAGTAAAGCTGTTCTATGGAGCTCCACCACTGGGACACAGAAGGGTTGGGCGAGGACTGTGTGGTGGAGGTGAGGGAGAGGAGAAAATCGGAGATGATGGATTTTTGGGTTGGAGTAAATTGGCCGTACCATAAGATGGAGACAGGGATATCTCCTCGGAGCACTTGGCCGTTGTGGTACGTGAGGAGATTGGGCTGTGGTTCTACTAAAGCACTCAGTTTTCTACTAAACCCCATTGAGAAATGTGCTAAGCTCAAAATGGCTAAAAGTAGAAGAGTGATCTTAGACATACAAAACGAAGccattgaagagagagagagagagagagagagagagaggggggaatgAGTGGGAGCTTAACCTTACAGTTGAATGGTTTACGCTTATGGTTGAAGCAAAATTAAGCAACGCATCTATTTATAGGAGAGGAGATATATAACAAATAATGGGTGAGTTCATTAATTATTACGATGGTTCGCCTCAGCTTCcatgtaataatataatattattattattattttattattattcattataGAGAGGGAGGGACACTTGTTTTTGGTCGGCAACCGTGGAGTCTACAGAGTCTGCTTGCTACGTACGTGCATGTATGCGCTGTTTTTAAAGCAGGGTGTGGAAGTCAAAGAGCGTTAAGGGATAGGGAGGCCGCGTACATGCATGCATAACGCCGCAGATTTATGGAATTTAGGAAGCAGGATTGCATGTGATGGAGGGAGGTTCTTTGTAGCCACATATAAAGATTAATTAGTTTATTGCATTAATAAATAGGTGggtgattaaattttaaacaggACACTTCTTGCTAAGCTAGTTGACCCATAGTTAACAATTATTGGCATGCTCCAGCTAATATATCGGAGATGAAAAGGACTTGGTTTTTATCAATTAATGTCTCAGCtgagtaaaaaattttaaagctaaACTCCATTTTTCGTTCTCGAACTTTCAGCAAactgtaatttattataatttttttgttcaaaatttttaattattacgATTAAACCTTACGGTCCAATTTAGTTGCATGAATACTGATATTTTAGTAATGTAATAGTGATGTAATACTTTACCATCATCGATTACaatattatcatattaataatactttattatttaacaaattaaattagactataaaatttaactataatagtttaaaatttttaaataaaaattataataaattaaattttggtgaCTAAATTAAATATCCCACTTTCCCTTTTGCTTAGCTGTATTCGCAAGGGGAGAATATCTTGTAGTTGTAGCCAAAGCTGGCTACAGTTGGCACGTGCGAGGAGCGTAGCAGTCGAAATATTCTCTCACGAGTAAATTGTGAGCAGTTCTTGGCCAATATGAAATTTGCATTTAAGTTGTTTtagacaaataaaattatttttatatattattaatgtattGATCGAtacatttatttttgtattatttttgaatatagCATAGAACAAAGTTATTTGGGCCTcctaaaacataaattttataataattttataatattatttgtttaGTGATCAAGtaagtttatatttattttattttagccaTTAAGAAGTGATCAATTTTGAAACAACCTAGACTAGTAAGCAAATACTGTCCAAAgagttattaattttgatttatagaAAGCTAAAATAGTCAAAACTATATTTAACAATGTCTATAACCAATGCGAAAGTAATTGAACaatcttatttatttcttaGAAATATTCTAACTTTATTTAAAGGCATTGCTATTCATTAATTGCATGATTATAACCACGGAACCCATGCACTTGGATTTGCTGGTGTGTTCTGTTAGAAACTTTATAAGAATTCGGATTgtaccttctgccatgatttcgaAGCGGCGATCCTTATtcgtggttcgtcctcgttcgtgatctgcaagaagacgggacgtttcgagtctaattcccttatccccggagatggagccgtcacagacaATTGGNATCATGAATAAACAAACGAGTAGaacagaaattatatataacaaatactAAAAGTTATAcataactttaatatatagacTTCCTCTAAAATAAGTCACATTGCAAAGAAAATTATTAACCAAaacaataatacatatatatctctataatcttttcattaaaaataaataaataaataaattttattgtgtCAATGTTTGATCACCACCCAAGCAGCTCCTAATGGGGCTGATCCGTACGGCctcaatgattttttttttttttttttttggtttgactGCCACCTAGGCAGCCCCATTACGGGCTGCCTAGTACGACCCTAATGGGTCATACggctaggttttttttttttttaatcgctTCTTGATCGCTCAATGCGATCGGGCCGGTAACGCTGTTCTTCTGAACGCCGATCTCAATTGAGATCGGCCGACATTACCGTTTACACAAACCATCgacgaatttatttatttatttttttttaatgaaaagaaaaccaaacgAAATCCGGAAAGAAACGAAAATCCGGCAAAAGgttttggctctgataccacatgttAGAAACTTTATAAGAATTCGGATCGTACCTTCTaccatgatttcgatttctgtaccCGATTTGTAAGCGGCGATCCTTGTtcgtggttcgtcctcgttcgtgatctgcaagaagacgggacgtttcgagtctaattcccttatccccggagatggagccgtcacagacaattggattagggttagactGGGACTcccatatgttatatatttatatataacttaatgtaaagatgttaaatcacgtccgtccatcaaggacgtgtccagatacattataaccgtaagatctaaaatatctttataaatcgacttaaatagattgaccgtatctttatggatcgccttgaatatatcacgtgggTCACATCCAACATGTTCTTCTAGAACTATTTAGTTTAATGACCAACAGTTTTTAATTAGATTGTTTCGACTACGTACAATAAATGATGACTCAAAAAGGAAATGATGATACTAATGTGAGATATAAGTTACACTATGTTTTAttggtttagatttttttttaaaaaaattaaatctttttaaaCTTCTATAGTTATGATTCAGATTATCATTATCTCTACGGTGTCCTGATTTGTCCATGAATAAtgttaagataataaaaaaaaaatgaatactaTTACCcggtggggaccactcaaccttagggatACTACTCAACCCTGGAGAGACTGCAATCATCTTaaccgtataatttttgatctaataattaaaaagttgaaagtgtcagattctctatacttccgatagcataatagttTTACacgtataatattatataatttaaattgaacgaattttattaaatataccATAATTTTCTATTTAGGCGTGTTTAAGTGGGGCAGAACTTTATAGCACAATCAAGACctttatatacaaaattctACTTACCACTTCCTAAACAGGATGACGTACCATATTGTGAGGCCAATTAGTCAATTATTGTGTCTCTTGAGAAAAGAGGGACTTTAGAGAACAGTTCATCCAGCAAATTAAGTTTAGAACATGTTTGGTACATTTAGAACATGTtagattattatatttgaatgaaaaatagaatggCGAATCATCCAATTATGCTGGAATGATTAAttgaatatttagaattttgaaaaaaaattttgattaagaaAAATGAGAGTAATAAAAAGAGAGGAGGGAAGCGTTTGTAAGAGAGTTTTGAATATTTAGCCTAGAaagaattaaattcaaaatttaaaatctaattagattttttctattttaaagtaaaataacAATTCAAATTCGACTTCTGTAAAACAAATAAGAATTatcaaaattagtaaattttatccaaattttagACTTTTAAATAGTTGCGCTAAGCAAGTCCTTATATAAAAGCTTTAGCTTCAAGTGAATTAAAATGTAAACTATGGATGAGATTTTGAACCACAGAGCAGTTGAGTAGATAGACAACTTTattactttctcttttttgtgcACTCTTTACCTAATCCGGATTTATTTATGGAATTAACTGGTCTCAAGAAGTTTAGTTTGTACTTTGTAGCAACCAAACATAAagaaactaaaaattaatttatctcaaacaaaTTCTCAAACACCTTGCATATATGCTCAATATGCAGGTGCCCAAGAGagtcattttcaaaaaaagttTCCTATAATCCAAAAGTGATAgtttcattttaaatttgttccaattttcaaatttagttCTCAAAATTTTGCTAGTCTCCACTCTCCACTTAAAAGTAATTGCAAAACACTACGCAACGTAATGTAACCGGAATTTAATTTCATCCAACGAATGAAAGAATTACACAAACTACTCTTTTACAATATACTCGctataaaatactataataataGATATAATCCAACAAAAATATTTCCTCCCCGTATCCCCCCAAATCCTACGCCAAGGTGGAGCACGTAGACGTTGACGGGTCAAACAGCGCGGGGACGAGATACTTCCTCCCGTGGGCCCCATTCGCGTTGTAGCTGGCCCCCGTGGTGGGGTCCACCAAGAGGTCCCCAGCGTAACCCGGGTACGCGCCCTTCCCGTACACCCCCGTACACGCCGTCGCGGCCTCTAACGGAGCCTCTGCGGGTCCCTGGTAGTACCCGTTACGGAACGGGTTCGTCACCGTCCCAGCCAACATGCTCGCGAGGTTGATCACCATGCCGTCGATGCCGACGTCGCCGTTAGGCGCCGTCAACGGGCCGTAGACGGGCTGGTGGAAGGGCCACGCGCACTGGCCCGGGCACTGGACCGCCGAGTTCCCGACCCAGATGTACGCGAACCGGCCCGCTCTGGACCGGGGCGACGAGCCGTGGGACCCGCACCGGCTCATGCAGAAGCCCTCGACCGCCACGTCATCGGCGGTGAGGACCACGTTGATGGCGCGCCGCGGAGCTCCGCGGCGCACGAGCTCGACGAGCTGCGGCTCGGCGAGCGAGCGCCCGAGCGAGCACGACTCGTCCAGGACCTGCGCCCCGAGGGTGAGCGCGGGGAACCTGGCCTTCGACTGGGCGTAGTACTTGGCCGTGGTTTTCCACCACGCGGCGACCGAGGGCTCCGGCTGAGGAGGGGCCGctgaggagagggaggagacgaaGTCGGTGAGCGTAGCGCGCTGGGAGGCGGTGAACTTACCGTACCAGATGAGGTTGATGGAGATGGGGCCCGAGAGGAGCGCGCCCTTGTGGTAGGTTAGGGCTAGGGGTTGCTCCTCCACCAGCGCGGTGAGCGTCCTCGCCCCATCGGAGAAGCGGAAGAGatcgagagaggaggaggagaacacgaagaagcaaaagagaaggagagggtaCGAAGCCATGTAGCGAGAGTAGAGGAAAGGGGACTCCGTTATGAGTGAGTGGTGGGAATGAAGAGTATTTACCAGCGGtagagttatatatatagatagagtgGGAGAGTAGggctgtgtttttttttttttttttttttgagttatttTGAATTGAGAAGAAGCACGAGGACGAGTGACGAAGAAGAAAAGACAAAGGTACTGGGCCCCACAAAGAGGAGCTTTTGGTGGGCCCACAAAGAGGTCACGGCGCCCGGGCCAATGAACGGTCACATCACAGCTGGCTTTGCTTGTTGCTCGTCCAGCTACAGTGAATTCCGGACCCTTCCTTTACGAAAATACCCCTGCTTTTATAcaagtgtaaggaagtgaaatgcaaaattttatttatttgtatatataagaGCATATTGTAcaaattgtattattttgattaggatataaattttgtggtcttatctaaaaattctaaagatataatatttttatatttatttcgaTTCTCATACAACACAGTACATAAGGATGGGGAATTGGGCTAGGGGTATTTTGGGTACGAGGAGAAAAGGTGGTCCGCTTCTCGAGGGGCCAATTAAATGAGGGGAGAGAAAATCCGAACgttggaaaaattctagaatgcaacgggtatattagtgacgtggcgtaacaaaccaatcaaattaatccttttaagaatatatgtcccgtcatgattgtaaaaaagtatttttattgtacttttgtttgaaaagaaggaatgtgattggcttgttattgatgacgtggtacaagtgtgacagtgtagaattcctccgaACGTTGGGGGGAGAGGGGCAGAATGGGAAGACAGGCTGGAAATTTTGAAATCTGACGTGGAAAGTGTTGGCGGGGAGTGGGGAAATGACAGCTGTGATGGGGACCACCTCGGGTCGTGTTAGGTTTACGGAGGCGCGCGCGTAGGCGCCAGCTCGTTAATGCAATTTATTGCCCGCACGCTGTGCGCCACGTCATCCGTGCACCAGAGAGGCAACTACGTCGCTGGTCTCCTAAActttaccaaaatttttttttttatagaaaaaacttcaaaaaactccCAGTAGTTTCGTAGattctcactttgcccctctgtgatttaaaatatatcaaattgccttcctgtggtttcatttttattttttcggtagctttttcgttaatatttcattaaattatatataaaaagcttcagatacccatctagatttatcaaatattcactttagtacgctttaattt includes the following:
- the LOC109711762 gene encoding protein EXORDIUM-like — protein: MASFCMSKITLLLLAILSLAHFSMGFSRKLSALVEPQPNLLTYHNGQVLRGDIPVSILWYGQFTPTQKSIISDFLLSLTSTTQSSPNPSVSQWWSSIEQLYLSKAGKSGGPNTAHVVLANQVSDEGCSLGRTLTMGQISELAARAQPKKGGVGLVFTAQDVAVEGFCMSRCGLHGSDPRTGSAYVWVGNSATQCPGQCAWPFHQPTYGPQTPPLTAPNGDVGVDGMVINLASMLAGAVTNPFGDGFFQGPKEAPLEAATACAGVYGKGAYPGYAGNLLVDPTTGASYNANGVHGRKYLVPALFDPSTSTCSTMV
- the LOC109711764 gene encoding protein EXORDIUM-like — translated: MASYPLLLFCFFVFSSSSLDLFRFSDGARTLTALVEEQPLALTYHKGALLSGPISINLIWYGKFTASQRATLTDFVSSLSSAAPPQPEPSVAAWWKTTAKYYAQSKARFPALTLGAQVLDESCSLGRSLAEPQLVELVRRGAPRRAINVVLTADDVAVEGFCMSRCGSHGSSPRSRAGRFAYIWVGNSAVQCPGQCAWPFHQPVYGPLTAPNGDVGIDGMVINLASMLAGTVTNPFRNGYYQGPAEAPLEAATACTGVYGKGAYPGYAGDLLVDPTTGASYNANGAHGRKYLVPALFDPSTSTCSTLA